The following nucleotide sequence is from Corynebacterium hindlerae.
CGGCCCTGCGCGGCCCACGTGCGGTGACGCGAGAATTTCACTGCTTTCTCGCGACCGCGGTTGCCGAGGTAGGCGGAGACTGCTGCGCTGATAGCCATCAGAACGTCCTCCGGGATTTCAGCATCGGAGCGTCGCTTCAACTCGGCGAGTTCCGACTCCACGGATTCCAAGCGGCTGGCCAGCGAGGCAACCAGGTCCTGGAGCTCCTTGTTGGATAGTTCAGACATTACGCATCATCCTTAGGCGGGGCCGAGGCCGTGCTTCTTGGCTGGGCGGAAGACACGCTTGTTAGCGAGGACTTCCAGGGCCATGGCAATTTCGGAGCGGGTGTTGGCTGGGTCGATGATGTCGTCGACAAGCCCGCGCGAGGCGGCCATGAACGGCGTGGAGAACGTGTCCTTGTACAGCTGGACCAGTTCAGCGCGCTTGGTTTCTGGGTCCTCGGCGTTCTCGATCTCCTTGCGGAACACCACGTTCACAGCACCATCAGCACCCATGACGGCGATCTCGGCGGTCGGCCAAGCAAAGACCCGGTCAGCCCCGAGATCCTTGGAGCACATCGCCAGGTGCGCGCCACCGTACGACTTACGCAGCACGACGGTGATCTTTGGCACCGTTGCCGAGGAGTAGGCGTAGAGCATCTTCGCACCGTGGCGGATGATACCCCCGTGCTCCTGAGCGACGCCCGGCATGAAGCCCGGCACGTCCACCAGGGTGACCAGCGGAATATTGAAGGCGTTGCAGAAGCGGATGAAACTCGAAGCCTTGTCGGAGGAGTCGATGTCCAGCACGCCGGACATGACGTTCGGCTGGTTCGCGACGATACCCACGGTACGGCCCACCACGCGACCGAAACCGACCACGATGTTCTGTGCGAAGCCTGCCTGGGATTCAAGGAAGTCGCCGCGGTCTACGATGCGGGTGATCACTTCGCGGACGTCGTAGCCCTTCTTGCCCTCAACGGGAACGATGTCACGCATGGACTCGTCGGGTTCCACGATGTAATCCGGGTCCACCACTGGTGGTTCCTCGGTGTTGTTCTGTGGCAGGAAGCTCAGGAGCTTCTGCGCGATCAGAACGGCCTGCTCGTCGTCATCCGCGATGAAGTGGATGTTGCCGGCCTTGGACATGTGTGCGTCCGGGCCACCGAGCTGTTCTGAGGTCACGACTTCGCCGGTCACGGACTTGATCACGCCAGGGCCGGTGATGAACATGTTGGCTTTGCGGGTCTGGATGATGAAGTCTGTCAGCGCTGGTGAGTAGGCAGCACCGCCAGCACACGGGCCTGCGATAATGGACACCTGTGGCACCAGGCCAGAAAGCAACACGTTTTGGTAGAACACCTTGCCGTATCCGGAGAGCGAGTCGATGCCCTCCTGGACGCGGGCGCCACCGGAGTCGTTGATGAAGATGAACGGAGTACCGGTGGTCGCGGATGCTTCCATCATGGCGGCGACCTTGTTGGACTGGGTCTCGCCAGCAGAGCCACCCATCACAGTGAAGTCTTGCGAAGCGACATGGACGGGGCGACCAAAGACAGCACCCACGCCCGTAACGACGCCGTCGGCTGGGGCCTCAGCCTTGTCCATACCGAACTCGGTGGTGCGGTGCTTGGCAAACATCCCGGTTTCGCGGAAGGTGTCGTCGTCGATAAGCAGCTCGATGCGTTCGCGGGCGGTGAGCTTGCCGCGCTCGTGCTGCTTCTCCAGCTTCGCCTCGCCACCACCGAGGGCAACCTTGGCGCGTGCTTCCTCGAGCTTCTCGAGGCGTTCCTGCATAGAAGGTTCGTGAATAGTCATTGTACGATTTGTCCCTATCTTAGGCTGGCTCGACCTTGACGGTCTGGCTGCGGCCACCGACGGTGACCTTGTACTGGATTGGCTCGCGGATAGCGTTAGCTGCGCCGGAGGCTTGGGCCTTTTCCTTCTCAAGCTGCTCGGCGGTCTTGCCCACGTTCTTCGGGCCGTCTGGGCGGGTCTTGAAAAAGCCCGGCGCCACACCTGGGAACAGTGCGTTGGTGAGAACGTCCTCGTCGGTGCCGTCGAAGCCCTCCAGGGCCTGGGCTTCCCCAACCAGCTTGTCCCACTCTGGTTCCAGCAGATCGGCCGGGCGGACGGAGATAGGCTCCTTCTTCGTCTGTTCGGCGGCCTGCTTGATCAGCTCTGGGTCGCGCTCGCCGATGCACTCGCCGTAGTAGCCGAGCATTAGGTCCGCGAATTCCGCGGTCATAACCTTGTAGCGTCCCATCAGCACGTTGAACACCGCCTGGGTACCAACGATCTGAGAGGACGGGGTCACCAGTGGCGGGTAACCGGCATCCTTACGGACGCGTGGCACTTCCTGCATCACTTCATCGATACGATCGCCAGCGCCCTGCGCGCGCAGCTGGGATTCCATATTCGAGAGCATGCCGCCTGGGATCTGGGACAGGAAGATGTTCGTGTCCACCAGGGTCTTGGATTCAAATTCCTTGTACTTCGGGCGAACTGCCTTGAAGTGATCGCGGATCTTGATCAGCTTGTCCATGTCCAGGTCGGTGTCGTACTCGGTGCCTTCAAGCATTTCCACCAGGGCCTCGGTGGGGTTGTGTCCCGGGCCGAGGGACATGGAGGAAATTGCGGTGTCGACAACGTCAGCGCCGGCCTCGATGGCCTTCATCAGCGTCACCAGGGTCACGCCGGTGGTGGAGTGGCAGTGGACGTTCACCTGGGTATCTTCGCCGTAGGTTTCCTTGATGCCCTTGACGATGTCATACGCAGGCTGCGGCTTGAGCAGCGCAGCCATATCCTTCAGCGCGATGGAGGACGCGCCCATGTCCAGGAGGCGACCGGCCTGCTCAATGTATCCTTCCACCGTGTGCAGCGGGGAGACGGTGTAGCAGATTGTGCCCTGTGCATGCTTGCCGACGCGGGTGACCGCGTTCATGGCTCGCTCCAGGTTGCGTGGGTCATTGAGGGCGTCGAAAACGCGGAACACGTCCATGCCGTTTTCGGCGGACTTCTCTACGAATTTGTCCACCACCATGTCTTCGTAGTGGCGGTAGCCGAGGAGGTTCTGGCCACGCAGCAGCATCTGCAGGCGGGAGTTGGGCATCAGTTTGCGGAAGGTGCGCAGGCGCTCCCAGGGGTCTTCGTTCAGGAAGCGGATGCAGGAGTCGAAGGTCGCGCCGCCCCAGCACTCGACGGACCAGAAACCAGCTTGATCAATTTCTTCGCAGATTCCGACCATGTCTTCCATGGCCATGCGGGTGGCCATGAGGCTTTGGTGAGCATCGCGGAGGGCAACCTCAGTAACACCAATTTTTCGTGGGCTCATGCACTCAAGGTTAGGTCAGCTTGGAGTTTCGCGCACTGGCTGTAAGGCAGTTGCGCAACCCAACGTTGGCTTTTCGGACAGCCTCATCTCACGTGAGCTGCGGTTTTGCTAACAATTTCACATGGCGGGCGTCACAGTGAAATTGCCCATACTTGCACGAATTTCTTTGTTTGGTGTCTGCTTATGTTGTTTTTCGTGCTTGGTTTACTAACCACCGCGGGTCAGCTTGAGTAATACCGGGCCCCGCGCACCCGTGGAACCACTACAGCCTGAGTTGTGAGAACAGGAACCACAGCCGGAGGTGGGACAAGAGCTTAGGCTTTCTCGCACTAATTCGCCGGTGTGTCCCATATACACCATGACAAGCTCGACCGTGCTGCGAGATAGTCCGCTGTGGCGCGCGATGTCAGCCACGGTGCCACAGCCAGCGCTAATCGCGGCGCGTACCAGTTCGGTGGGGGTCATAGGAACACCTTGAGGATCTGGAATGCCACGACCGCGAGGATCCACGAACCGGCGAATTGCACGGCGAAGCCGAAGAGGGTCCACTTGGCCCCAATTTCCCGGCGTTGCGCCGCAATAGTCGCCGCGCACGGGGTGTAGGAGAGCATGAAGATTATGAAGGCCCACACCGCCGCCAACGCGTGACCGCCAGAAGTGTCCTCAAAATCTTGGCGAATGTTCTTGGACAGAGCAGATTCTGCTTGTTCTTCGGGCGCTGCGTCGGTGACATCCTCCACGGCGTAGACATGTGCCCAGGTCGAAATAACCGCTTCCTTAGCCACAAATCCGGTGATGAGAGGCCCGGTCAGGCTCCACGAACCGAAACCAGCTGGTTGGAACACCGGAGAGATTGTTTCGGAGACAACACCAAAGGCGGAATCCTGCGGTGGTACATCGGTAATATCATGATCACCGCGAACCGGGATAGCCATGAGCAGCCACACCACCACAACGGTCGTGACGATGATGCCACCAGCGGTTTCCAGGAAGCCACGCAGTCGCTGCCAGGTGACGGAGCCCGCCATGCGGGCTGTCGGTAACTGATAGGTTGGCAGATCAATGACCAAGGCCTCGCTGGGCATAGCGCGCCACAATGTCGAGCGCAGCAGCAGGCCCGTCACCACGATCAACACGATCGATAGCACGTACATCGCAAACACTGCGCTACCGGCATGGTCTGGGAAGAAGATCGTCGCCAGCATGAGGAACACGATCAACCGCGCCGAGCATGAGGTGAACGGAATGAGCAACGACGTGAGGATGCGGTGGCGGGGGCTACCCAGCACGCGAGTTGCGGAGATCACGGGCACGTTGCAGCCAAAGCCGACCACGATCGGAATAAATGCTTTGCCAGGCAGGCCAATAGACTGCATCACCCGGTCTGTCACCACGGCCGCGCGGGCCATGTAACCGGAATCTTCCAGGACCGCCAGGCAAAGGAACATGAGCGCAAGCAGCGGCGCAAACGTTAGTACCATGCCGACGCTACCAATGAGGCCGTCGACAAGCAGGCCGGTCACCAACGGGTGATCCCACCCTGCCGCGGCGAGTCCGTCGGAGACTACCCCGCCGAACCAGCCGTTGATCAGCGATTCCAGACCGTCTTGCAGCGGCGCAGCCACAGTGATGGTGATCTTGAAAACCAGCCACATCACGCCGAGGAAGATCAGGGGACCGAGGAAGGGGCGGAGCACAACGCGGTCAATGCGCTGCGTCCAGGTTTCCCGCTCTTCGCCCTCCACGACGGCTGCCTTAACGGCATCGTCAAGGTCAGCAAAGCGCTTCTCGACGCCATCCCCCACGCGCACCTGCACCTTCGGGCGGCCTAGTTGCGCGAGCACAACCTGCTCCAGGTCTGCCAGCCCCTCAAACTTTCGACCGTTCACTACCACGGCTGGAATACCAGTGACCTCAGCGAGGCGCTGGACGTCGACGGAGATGCCCTGCGCTTGGGCCAGATCCATCTTGGTCACAGCGAGGACAATGCGATAGGGGTGCTCGGCAAGCTGAAAAGCGAGATTGAGTCCGCGTGCGGGAGCCGTAGCGTCAACCACAACTACCGCCAGGTCGGGGCGTTCGTCCTCGGCACGCTCGATGAGCATGTCCCGGGTGAGCTCTTCATCTGGGCTGAGCGGGTCCAAGGAATAGGTTCCGGGGAAGTCGATGACATCCAACGCCATGCCATCCTGGGTTTTCCACACACCTCGGCTCACCTCAACGGAGGTCCCCGGCCAGTTGCCGGTCTTTACTTTCGCACCGGTGAGCGTGTTAAAGGTGGTGGACTTTCCTGAGTTAGGCGCGCCAATGAGCGCCACGATTGGCGACCCCTTCGGGGCTACCACGGTGGATGCTGCAGCCTGGCAGCTAGGAATGTTGGCAGGCTTGCCGCTCACAGCGTGACGTCGAGGTGACGGAGGGTGACGCGATCGATGGCGTATCGCGCTGTTCCAACGGTAACGATGCGTCCGCCACCAGCAACTTTTTGGCCAAGCTTAACGCTCATGCCAGGACGGATTCCGAGTTCTTCGAGTCGCATCGCCAGCGCCGGATCACGCTCGATCGCTCGTTCAAGGCAGCACTCTGGGAGGCTAGCGCAGCAGCCGACTGGTGCTTGGTCCGCAGAGATGCAGTCTTTACGTTCGCACTGCACTCTGCTCTTGAGCTTGAACATGGTCATTACCGTTACTGCTGTACTTCCCCGGGAGAGTTTCTTAGGTCCCCCTACCCTCATCTTGGTAAGCCTTACCTTAAACTGTAAGCGGGGGAAGACAATGAGTAAGGCGCTAAAAATCCCCTTATAGCCCCTGTTCTTCAGGACCGGCTCGCGCTATCCCAACATCCGGGCCCGGAACACTCGGGGTGCTTCCCCAAATTCAGCCTTGAACACTCGAGAAAAGTGCGAGGGCTCATGAAAGCCATACTGACTACTAATGTGATGAATCGATTCTGTCGCGTGGGCAGGGTCAGCGAGGTCATTTTTCACCCGCTCCAGCCGCCGGCCCCGAATATATGCCGCGACCGTGACCCCTTGAGTAGCAAACTGCGCATGCAGGTGTCGCACGCTCACGAACAGCGCAGCTGCAATCATGCCCGGCGAAAGGTCTGCATCATGGAGATTCTGCTCAATAAAAGCTGTCGCTTGCCTAAAGAGGAGATTGGCAGTTCCAGATTCCAGCTCAGCAGCATATTCCGAAGAAAACACGGAGATCAACATGTTCAACGCCGACCGCACTAAAGCTTCAGCATGTTCCCCGTCGAGCACATCAATATTGGTGGCTAGCTGCTCGAACATCGGGATGGCCACCCTCCCCAGTCCCGAGCAGCGAGAAATAGGAGAGGCGGTGAGTGCTTCAATCTGGTTGGGCGTGAAATTCAAATAGCGCTGCGGAAAATACACCACCAGCGTGTGCTGGGGTTGCTCGTACACCAACTCATAAGGCCGCTGGGTAACGTACAGAGCCAGGTCCCCCGGATGCAGGACGCAGGTTCGCCCGTCCTGCGTCATCGCAGAGGAGCCTTCAAGTTGCAAGCTGAGCTTACAGAACGGCTCACGGTCCATACCGATGGATTCGCTTGTCCTGCGAACAGTATGGGGCGACGTGATCATGTCAAAGAGGGCAATCTCCCCTAAGGTTGCCGCCGACATGCGCGCCGAGAACGCTCCGCCAGGGGCGCTCCTGATATCCATCTTTCCAAAGTGCGAGGTCACCGCACTGCGCCACTGGGCGAGGGTAAATTCTTCCGACATTGGTGGTGTCATGCCCACCATCTTAAAGTGACGCAGCGCACATTTAAAGCCAAATTGCGTGCACTGAAAGTCAACTCCTATCGCTGTGATCGGGGCAACATTGGGGAACGTTCTGTCGTTTGTCCCCCCAAAGGAGGCACTCATGTCTGACTTTTCAGCGCTGCTCGAGTCCGTCGTCACCAGCGAAGGCCAGGAAATCTTCAACCCAGCTACCGGAGAATCCCTCGGTTGTTGCCCAGTAGGCACTCCCGCTGATGTCGATGCCGCAGTCGCACGCGCCCGCGCTGCCGCTCCGGGCTTGGCCCAACTCAGCCATGAAGAGCGCAGCGAACTGCTCATGCGCGCCGCTGATGCCATCGAGGCAAAGGCCGAAGCCCTCGCGGAACTGCTCTCCCGGGAACAGGGCAAACCCCTCAATGGCCCGAACGCCCGCTTTGAAGTCGGTGCCTGTGCCGGGTGGCTGCGCGCCACCGCGTCCTTCGATTCGCCGGACTATGTCGCAGTTGACGCCGATGTCACCGCGACCGTGACCTACAAACCACTCGGTGTGGTCGGGGCGATCGGCCCATGGAACTGGCCCATGATGATTACCATCTGGCAAATTGCTCCGGCAGTTCGTATGGGCAACACGGTCGTCGTTAAGCCGTCGGAATACACCCCGCTGTCTGTGCTCGCTCTGGTGAAAACCATCAACGAAGTCCTCCCTCAGGACGTCGTGCAGGTAGTCACGGGCGGTGGTGACGTTGGAGCTGCCCTCTCGACGCACGCTGGCATTGACAAGCTCATGTTTACCGGCTCTACCGCCACCGGCAAGAAGATCGTCTCTGC
It contains:
- a CDS encoding acyl-CoA carboxylase subunit beta — encoded protein: MTIHEPSMQERLEKLEEARAKVALGGGEAKLEKQHERGKLTARERIELLIDDDTFRETGMFAKHRTTEFGMDKAEAPADGVVTGVGAVFGRPVHVASQDFTVMGGSAGETQSNKVAAMMEASATTGTPFIFINDSGGARVQEGIDSLSGYGKVFYQNVLLSGLVPQVSIIAGPCAGGAAYSPALTDFIIQTRKANMFITGPGVIKSVTGEVVTSEQLGGPDAHMSKAGNIHFIADDDEQAVLIAQKLLSFLPQNNTEEPPVVDPDYIVEPDESMRDIVPVEGKKGYDVREVITRIVDRGDFLESQAGFAQNIVVGFGRVVGRTVGIVANQPNVMSGVLDIDSSDKASSFIRFCNAFNIPLVTLVDVPGFMPGVAQEHGGIIRHGAKMLYAYSSATVPKITVVLRKSYGGAHLAMCSKDLGADRVFAWPTAEIAVMGADGAVNVVFRKEIENAEDPETKRAELVQLYKDTFSTPFMAASRGLVDDIIDPANTRSEIAMALEVLANKRVFRPAKKHGLGPA
- a CDS encoding methylmalonyl-CoA carboxytransferase subunit 5S; protein product: MSPRKIGVTEVALRDAHQSLMATRMAMEDMVGICEEIDQAGFWSVECWGGATFDSCIRFLNEDPWERLRTFRKLMPNSRLQMLLRGQNLLGYRHYEDMVVDKFVEKSAENGMDVFRVFDALNDPRNLERAMNAVTRVGKHAQGTICYTVSPLHTVEGYIEQAGRLLDMGASSIALKDMAALLKPQPAYDIVKGIKETYGEDTQVNVHCHSTTGVTLVTLMKAIEAGADVVDTAISSMSLGPGHNPTEALVEMLEGTEYDTDLDMDKLIKIRDHFKAVRPKYKEFESKTLVDTNIFLSQIPGGMLSNMESQLRAQGAGDRIDEVMQEVPRVRKDAGYPPLVTPSSQIVGTQAVFNVLMGRYKVMTAEFADLMLGYYGECIGERDPELIKQAAEQTKKEPISVRPADLLEPEWDKLVGEAQALEGFDGTDEDVLTNALFPGVAPGFFKTRPDGPKNVGKTAEQLEKEKAQASGAANAIREPIQYKVTVGGRSQTVKVEPA
- a CDS encoding helix-turn-helix domain-containing protein, whose product is MTPTELVRAAISAGCGTVADIARHSGLSRSTVELVMVYMGHTGELVRESLSSCPTSGCGSCSHNSGCSGSTGARGPVLLKLTRGG
- the feoB gene encoding ferrous iron transport protein B, whose amino-acid sequence is MSGKPANIPSCQAAASTVVAPKGSPIVALIGAPNSGKSTTFNTLTGAKVKTGNWPGTSVEVSRGVWKTQDGMALDVIDFPGTYSLDPLSPDEELTRDMLIERAEDERPDLAVVVVDATAPARGLNLAFQLAEHPYRIVLAVTKMDLAQAQGISVDVQRLAEVTGIPAVVVNGRKFEGLADLEQVVLAQLGRPKVQVRVGDGVEKRFADLDDAVKAAVVEGEERETWTQRIDRVVLRPFLGPLIFLGVMWLVFKITITVAAPLQDGLESLINGWFGGVVSDGLAAAGWDHPLVTGLLVDGLIGSVGMVLTFAPLLALMFLCLAVLEDSGYMARAAVVTDRVMQSIGLPGKAFIPIVVGFGCNVPVISATRVLGSPRHRILTSLLIPFTSCSARLIVFLMLATIFFPDHAGSAVFAMYVLSIVLIVVTGLLLRSTLWRAMPSEALVIDLPTYQLPTARMAGSVTWQRLRGFLETAGGIIVTTVVVVWLLMAIPVRGDHDITDVPPQDSAFGVVSETISPVFQPAGFGSWSLTGPLITGFVAKEAVISTWAHVYAVEDVTDAAPEEQAESALSKNIRQDFEDTSGGHALAAVWAFIIFMLSYTPCAATIAAQRREIGAKWTLFGFAVQFAGSWILAVVAFQILKVFL
- a CDS encoding FeoA family protein — protein: MFKLKSRVQCERKDCISADQAPVGCCASLPECCLERAIERDPALAMRLEELGIRPGMSVKLGQKVAGGGRIVTVGTARYAIDRVTLRHLDVTL
- a CDS encoding AraC-like ligand-binding domain-containing protein — its product is MTPPMSEEFTLAQWRSAVTSHFGKMDIRSAPGGAFSARMSAATLGEIALFDMITSPHTVRRTSESIGMDREPFCKLSLQLEGSSAMTQDGRTCVLHPGDLALYVTQRPYELVYEQPQHTLVVYFPQRYLNFTPNQIEALTASPISRCSGLGRVAIPMFEQLATNIDVLDGEHAEALVRSALNMLISVFSSEYAAELESGTANLLFRQATAFIEQNLHDADLSPGMIAAALFVSVRHLHAQFATQGVTVAAYIRGRRLERVKNDLADPAHATESIHHISSQYGFHEPSHFSRVFKAEFGEAPRVFRARMLG